Sequence from the Corallococcus sp. EGB genome:
GACATCGACCCAGAGGGAGACCTCGGGCTGATCCGGGTACTTCGCGAACACGCGCGAAGGCTGGGCCTTGAGTCCGGTGACGCGCCCTTCCGCGGACACCTGGAGCCGCGTCGGGTCCTCCACGCGCCACTGGGTCCCCAGCGCTGACGCGGTGAGATCCACCCATTGCTGATTGGACAGCCGGCCTCGCAGCCGCAGTTGAAGCGTCCCTCCCACTCGATTAATCGCGGCGGAGGTCGCGGGCGGCGCGGGGGTGACCTCCAGGGCCTCAAGGGTCGCAGTAGAGTCCACGACCACGGGCACGGCCCTTGTAGCGCCCGCGTAGTGCACGCGCACCGTGGTCTCCCCGTTCGCTCGCGCCACGACCTGGCCATCGCGCGTGACCATGGCCACGCCCGGGTCGTCCGACTCATAGGTGGCGCCATTGCGCGCGCCACTGACATCCACTTCGCCCGCGATGGCGAAGACCGCCGTCACTTTCAGGGGCACCTGCTGCCCGAAGCCCTCCGCCAGGAGGAGCGGCGAGGGACTGGGGCGCAGGTCCAGGAGCGGATCAAAGGCCGTCGAATCCGTGAACTCCACGGTGGAGGTGTGCACCGTGCGCCCGAAGGCGTCCATCAGCGACACGTCCGCCACGACCACGCCATCCGGAGGAATACGCTCCCCCTGGATCGGCACGGCGAACGCCACATGGCCCGGCGTGGCCAACCTCGGATAGGCAACGAGCCGGCGCCCCACCGCGAACGCGTGCGACTCGACCTCCGCCAGGTCGCCCTTCACCGTGCGCAGGAGGGCCGAAGATGCCCCCATCACGGTCAATTCCGCGCGTGCCACGCTGCCCTGGAAGGCCACGTCCACCAGCAACTGGCCGGTGTCCACGGACGCCCGAGCCCTCACCGCATCGGGAGCGAAGGCCGGGGGCGGAAAGGTGGCGCCGAAGGCGACCTGCGCCTGCGTGACGGTCGTTCCCTCGTCCGCCACCGGCGACGCGGTCACCTCCAGCTGGCCGTCCGCGGGGAACGGCTGTGACAGCGGGACGAGCACGTGAAAGGGAACCGCGCCGGCCTGGTCGCGAGGAACCACCACGCGCGAGAGGTCGACGAAGACGCCCTTGGAGGCGGAGGTGCCCTTGAGGCCCACGACCACCTGTGACGCGGCGCCGTCGACGTCAAAGCCCAGTTCGACCGAGCGTGCCCCCTGCTGGAACGAGCGCAGGGGATGGATGGACGACACCGAGGACGCCGACTGTGCCAGGGCAAGGCCCGGCAGGGCGCAGCCCAATGCGAGAATCAGCGCCAGCGCCCGCAGGCGCGGTGTGGAGATACGCTCCATGGGTACTTCCCCCTCTCCCGCCGGCACGTCAGGGACGCGCCGTGACCTCGACCTGCACGTCCGAACCACTTCGCAGCCGCGCACGCAGCGCATCGAACACCCTGCGCTGCCGTACCGGCGCCACCCGCCCCTCGACCTCCGCCCGCACTTCCTCGAATGGCGGCATCCGCGCGGGACGCCGCTCCAGCAACTGCAGCACCGCGAACCCCTCAGCCGTCTCCACCACCGGCGAGACCTGTCCCGGTGCCTGGAGGGCGAACGCAGCCGCCTCCATCTTTCGGTCCGGCAACTCACCGCGGGCGAACAGGCCCAGGTCACCTCCCCGCGCGCGCTCGGGCCCATCCCCGCTGGACTGCACCTGGGCGAGCGGCTCCTTCGCCTGGAGCCGCCTCGCGAACTGCTCCGCACGGCCGCGTGCCCGGGCCCGGTCCACCGCATTGCCCGGGTTCTCGAAGCGGGCCAGCACGCGCCCAAGGCGGAGCCGCTCCGGCTGCGCGAATTCGTCCCGATTGGCTTCGTACCAGGCGCGCAACTCCTGCTCACCTGGAGCGACAGCTGCCTTCGACTCGTCCGCAAGGAGCGCCTGAACGATGAGCCGCTCCTCCAATTCGCGCACCTGCCGGACGATGTCCTCCCGGTTGGAGAGCCCGCGGCGCCGCGCCTCCTCCACCAGCAGCCGCTTGTCCACGAGCGACCACGCGAACTCCGTCTGACCGGCCTCGCTCCCGAACTGCTCACGTAGGGCCGGGGGAAGCCGTCGCGCCTCCCGATCCATCTCCTCCCGGGTGACGACGCCGCCGTCGAAACGCGCCACCACGCCGGGAGGAAGCGGCAGCCTGGACGCGGTGGGCGCCGGGACGTCGCCGGGTCGCCCCTCGCAGGAGCACAGCGCGAACAACAGGAGCGCGCCACGGAGGGCGCGAACAGGCGATTGCAAAGGCTTCCTCTGAGGCGGTGAAGACTGGCGCAGTGTGCACGATCTGGCGTTTGAGCAGCAATACCAGGGGCCCCTGACTCGTTTGAATTTCGCGCGCGCCCTTTGTTAGGGTTCGCGCCGACTCACTGCCGGGCGTTGGGGCCCAGGCTCGAGGAATTCCCGCCAGGATTTGTATTTCATGAATATCGCTAAAATCATTGCGACATCCACAACAGCCCTGTTGCTGCTGAATGCATGCAAGGGTTCAGGAACGTCTCAAGAGGGGAGCGCGAATGACCCAGTCGTGGCCCGGGTCGGTCCGGGCACCATCACGGCTAGTGAATTCCAAGCCAGAATGAACGAGCAGCCGCCCTTGATCCGTTCTCGCTATGGCTCGCTGGAAATGAAAAAGGAGTTCCTTGACACCCTCGTGCGCTTCGAGGTGCTGGCGCAGGAGGCCCGGCGTCAGGGGTTGGAGAAAGACCCTGAGTTCCAGGCCGCAGTGGAGAAACTGCTGGTCCAGCGGTGGGTCCAGAAGCAGGCCGCGAGCACAACGCCAACGCCGCCATCCGACGAAGAGGTGCGCAAGTATTATGAGGAACACCTTACGGAATTTTCCCGGCCTGAGAAGGTGCGAGTCAGCCAGGTCTTTCTTGCTGCCGCAGAGGGAGACCCGAAGCGCGGGGCGGTGAAGGCGGAAGCCGACAAGCTGCTGGCGGACGTGCGCAAGCAGGACGCGGGGCCAGTGAAAACCGCCTTTGGGGAGCAGGTCCGGAAGCGTTCGGATGATGCGACATCGCGCGACGCGGGCGGGGACCTGGGGTTGCTGACCCGGGAGGAACTGGCGGCGAGATGGGGCCAGCCGATGGCGGACACGGCATTCGGCCTTCAGACGCTGGGCGAATTGGGGCTGGTGGCATCCCCCCGGGGCATGCATCTGCTGAAGCTCGTGGCCCGTCAGCCAGGCTTCTCGCAGACCGTGGAGCAGGTGAAGCCTCGCATCGAAAGCCGCCTCATGGCGGAAAAGCGCTCGAAGTCCATGGATGAACTGGTGGCCGGGCTGATGAGCAAGACGAAAGTGGAGGTCGACGACAAGGTGCTTGGAAGCCTTTCCGTTGACAAGGATGGCTTGGGAGTCGCGCAACCCTCGCCCTGATGGAACTGGGGGCATGGATGGGCGCGATTCATCAAGCCATCACGTGAGCCCCCGCAGCCCCCGCGAGGCGGTGCCGCTCAGGCGCTGGAATATGCCATTGGTTCAATCAGTCCTGGCCACCCCAACCAGTGCATCTCTCTGCGCAGTTCCATTCTCGGAAGACGCCCGGAAATCGGGCCTTCAGGACACGTGCATCGGCAATGGAGAGCTCCAGCTCCGCGCATAGCCACATCAGGGACAGCACGGCCTGATTCACGGCTCGGATGAATCCGTCGGTGGTCACGGGGCGAATCCGCATGAGCCGACTGGAGCCGAGGGAGGGACAGAGGAGCCAGCCGGAAGCGTGCTTTCGAACGACGGATGACCGCCGATTGCGCGACAGGTGCCAGGCAGTGCTGATAACCGCCCGGAGCTGTCCTCAGCAGCAGATTGCCGAGGACCTGGGGACGACGACGCGCAATGTGCAGCGCTTCCTGGCTCGCTACCGCGCTGGTGGCCTGGCAGGGCTGAAGATTCAGTGGGCGACAGGCAAGACGCCTGTCATTCCAGAGCACCTGGCGCCCACCCTGCTGAATTGGATTCGTCAGGGCCGCCTGTCTTGCCTCAAGCGCGCGAACTGGACGCACGTCGCCCTGGCCGACTTTCTCCACCGGCAGACAGGCATTCGCGTGCGTGAGACGGCCATGGGCGACTTCTTCCGCCGCCATGGCATCCGGCTCCAGCGGCCCACCTACCGCTTTCTGAGCGCAGGCCCGGCTCGGCAGCAGCAAGGCCTGCGGGAGTTGAGCGGAAAAAACGCCTATCGCAGACGCAGCTATTGCCTTCCCTGAGGCAGGACTCGTTTTTTCATCCGGTTCTTGCGCCCACAAGGCCGAACGAAGCGAGCTCCTGCCCCTTCCCTCCTCCGCCAGTGCCTACTTACTCGCCAAGCCGTTCGAAGAGGCGCACCTGGCCGTGACACATGGCACAGGTCGCGTACCAGGAGAGAGTCATCCCCGGCTCCCGGTGGCGCCCACGTCCCACGCCAAGAGGTTCCTGTCCTCCCGGTCCAGGAGCCCCAAAAGCCGACGCCGCACTTTACCTTCTATCGCCACCGCGCCTCCTTTCGGCCGGGCAAGGTCGTCGGATGCGCAGCTTGCCTGACGTTCCGGCGCTCAGGCCCGCGCTGCGTCGTCGTACGACACGCGCAGGCCGTCGTGCGTCACGGTGATGAACGGGCGGCCCATCCAGCCGCAGTGCGTGCAGACCGCGTTCGGACCGGTCGCGGTGACCCGCACCGGCAGGTCCGACTCGCACACGGGGCACCCGGCGGGCAGGGTGTACTCACGGGTCTGGGAGTGGACTTCGGTCATGTCTTCAGGGGTAACGCAGCCGTGGACCTCCGCAAGCCTGGGCCCCTCCCCGCCGTCCCGTGAAACATTCAGCGAATGCCTGTCCGTCTGTCTTTCCGCTCCAACGGGCGCCCGTTCCCCTGCCTACTCCCGGATGCCTGTTTATCGGATGAACGTTGGACGATGAACGGTTGCGCCTGCGTCCCGAATGTCTCGGGCCGGAGGATGCATGGACCGGACGAAGTCTCTCTCGCTCGCTGCCCTGGCTGCCCTGATGGTTGGGGGGCTCGCTTCGTGCGAGGCGATCGCTCTGCCGCGTGATCCCTATCTGCAGAAGGTGGGCCCCGACACCGCCACCGTCGCGTTCCGGCTGTCGTCCAACTGCTCCAGCGCGCAGGTGCGGTATGGCGTCGGTGATATCAGCCAGACGGCCCGGTCCTCGGCCACCGCGAAGATCCACGCCGTGGTCCTCACCGGCCTGACTCCCGCCACCACCTACACGTACGCCGTGGACGCGTGCGGTGAGGCGTCGCTCCCCAAGACGTTCAGCACCGCTCCCGTGCCCGGCACGCGGCGCGCGCACTTCGCCGCCGTGGGTGACTTCGGCACCGGCGGCAGCGACCAGAAGAAGGTCGCGGCCGCCATGCTCGCCGACAAGCCGGAGCTCTTCGTCGCCCTGGGTGACAACGCCTACTCGTCCGGCACCGAGGCCGAGTTCCAGAACAACCTCTTCACCCCCATGGCCGCCCTGCTCTCGCAGGTGCCCATGTTCGCCGCGCCCGGCAATCACGAGTACGTCACCAACGAGGCCCAGCCGTACCTGGACAACCTCTACCTGCCCACCAACAACGCGGAGGGCTCCGAGCGCTACTACTCGTTCGACTGGGGGCATGTGCACTTCGTGTCCCTCGACTCCAACTGCGCCGTGGGCCTCGCGTCCGCGTCCAAGTGCACGCCCGCCGCGCAGAAGGCCTTCGTGGAGAAGGACCTGGCCGCCACCACGCAGCCGTGGAAGATCGTCTTCTTCCACCACCCGCCCTGGTCCAGCGGCGAGCACGGCTCCCAGCTCACCATGCGCCGGCAGTTCGGCCCGCTGTTCGAGAAGTACGGCGTGGACCTGGTCCTCACCGGCCATGATCACGACTACGAACGCAGCAAGCCCATGCTCGGTGACGCCGAGGCCGGCAAGAACGAGAAGGGCATTCCCTACCTCGTGGTCGGCGGCGGCGGCGCCACCCTGCGGACGTTCGCCAACGCGCGCCCGTCCTGGAGCGTCATCCGCGACGA
This genomic interval carries:
- a CDS encoding winged helix-turn-helix domain-containing protein: MSRLEPREGQRSQPEACFRTTDDRRLRDRCQAVLITARSCPQQQIAEDLGTTTRNVQRFLARYRAGGLAGLKIQWATGKTPVIPEHLAPTLLNWIRQGRLSCLKRANWTHVALADFLHRQTGIRVRETAMGDFFRRHGIRLQRPTYRFLSAGPARQQQGLRELSGKNAYRRRSYCLP
- a CDS encoding peptidylprolyl isomerase, with amino-acid sequence MQSPVRALRGALLLFALCSCEGRPGDVPAPTASRLPLPPGVVARFDGGVVTREEMDREARRLPPALREQFGSEAGQTEFAWSLVDKRLLVEEARRRGLSNREDIVRQVRELEERLIVQALLADESKAAVAPGEQELRAWYEANRDEFAQPERLRLGRVLARFENPGNAVDRARARGRAEQFARRLQAKEPLAQVQSSGDGPERARGGDLGLFARGELPDRKMEAAAFALQAPGQVSPVVETAEGFAVLQLLERRPARMPPFEEVRAEVEGRVAPVRQRRVFDALRARLRSGSDVQVEVTARP
- a CDS encoding peptidylprolyl isomerase; this translates as MNIAKIIATSTTALLLLNACKGSGTSQEGSANDPVVARVGPGTITASEFQARMNEQPPLIRSRYGSLEMKKEFLDTLVRFEVLAQEARRQGLEKDPEFQAAVEKLLVQRWVQKQAASTTPTPPSDEEVRKYYEEHLTEFSRPEKVRVSQVFLAAAEGDPKRGAVKAEADKLLADVRKQDAGPVKTAFGEQVRKRSDDATSRDAGGDLGLLTREELAARWGQPMADTAFGLQTLGELGLVASPRGMHLLKLVARQPGFSQTVEQVKPRIESRLMAEKRSKSMDELVAGLMSKTKVEVDDKVLGSLSVDKDGLGVAQPSP
- a CDS encoding metallophosphoesterase, with the protein product MDRTKSLSLAALAALMVGGLASCEAIALPRDPYLQKVGPDTATVAFRLSSNCSSAQVRYGVGDISQTARSSATAKIHAVVLTGLTPATTYTYAVDACGEASLPKTFSTAPVPGTRRAHFAAVGDFGTGGSDQKKVAAAMLADKPELFVALGDNAYSSGTEAEFQNNLFTPMAALLSQVPMFAAPGNHEYVTNEAQPYLDNLYLPTNNAEGSERYYSFDWGHVHFVSLDSNCAVGLASASKCTPAAQKAFVEKDLAATTQPWKIVFFHHPPWSSGEHGSQLTMRRQFGPLFEKYGVDLVLTGHDHDYERSKPMLGDAEAGKNEKGIPYLVVGGGGATLRTFANARPSWSVIRDDVAHGFLDVNVVEGTLTAKLVKTDGGILDTFTLSKTLPPPPEQPQGTLNVAVDSASGTAPHTASFTATAPQANATVTWDFGDGATAQGTQAQRVFAQAGTYTVTATATVQGTAPLTSTTVVTVTANGTTDPGTGEDAGTTPSDPAPRPEVPATPTTPGDDSNGGSGCAAGPSAALIPAATALVAGLVRRRRRDR